A region of Tachyglossus aculeatus isolate mTacAcu1 unplaced genomic scaffold, mTacAcu1.pri SUPER_32, whole genome shotgun sequence DNA encodes the following proteins:
- the LOC119921923 gene encoding olfactory receptor 14J1-like: MLKGGIDVGKFWLVHTVQFLLLYIVALTGNLLIIAVMILNWKLHSPIYFFLRHLSILDLCDISTTVSKFIVNSLTNRREISFPGCVLQVMSFDNYVATCLPLRYVVMSQGACKKMVASSWFSGSLSGLMQTAVTFSLRFRRCNEIHQFFCDIPRLLKLSGSDWIMAGLGISVLVPCLAFFCFISIIVSYICIFSDKLRMRSSGGRTKAFSTCLTYLIIMAFFFSTASFGYVKPPSDFPFFQDLLMFMIYFFIVIKVWRVVVPIHRRGKHHYF; the protein is encoded by the exons ATGCTGAAGGGAGGAATCGATGTTGGCAAGTTCTGG ctggtccacaccgtgcAGTTCCTCCTGCTTTACATTGTGGCCTTgactgggaatctcctcatcattgctgtCATGATCCTCAACTGGAAACTCCACTcccccatatacttcttcctcaggcacctgtccatcctcgacctctgcgaCATTTCCACCACTGTCTCCAAATTCATTGTCAACTCCCTGActaaccgtagagaaatctctttCCCGGGCTGTGTCCTCCAGGTGATGTCCTTTGACAACTACGTAGCCACATGCCTCCCTCTGCGCTATGTTGTCATGAGCCAAGGGGCCTGTAAGAAGATGGTGGCTTCTTCCTGGTTCAGTGGGAGTCTTTCTGGACTTATGCAAACAGCTGTGACCTTCTCTCTACGCTTCCGTCGATGCAATGagatccaccagttcttctgtgatatcccccGGCTCCTGAAGCTCTCTGGCTCTGACTGGATAATGGCGGGGTTGGGCATTTCAGTCCTCGTTCCGTGTCTTGCcttcttctgtttcatctccatAATTGTCTCTTACATCTGCATCTTCTCAGACAAGCTGAGGATGCGGTCCTCAGgaggccggaccaaagccttctcaacCTGTCTGACCTACCTCATCATCATGGctttcttcttctccactgcttccttcggTTATGTGAAACCGCCCTCTGACTTTCCTTTCTTTCAGGACCTGTTGATGTTCATGATCT ATTTCTTCATCGTGATCAAAgtctggagagtggtggtccccaTACACAGAAGAGGAAAACACCATTACTTCTAG